A window of the Methyloprofundus sp. genome harbors these coding sequences:
- a CDS encoding general secretion pathway protein D, whose amino-acid sequence MSRLKNKPRIMIGVLLMVLSLSSEAFEIEELEFKKTQVMDIIRVLAEDAQKNIIATPEAAEKEVTLFLRKVTLEEAIKAICRISGLWYRYDREGAGTFRLMTKEQYSKDLVVGQDDTIRVFPLRNPNVLAIASAIEDLYGSRVEVSYGSGISSGNTGNQRSNRGGGRAGGSGNRFGGRNNGGRNNNGRNNGRNNRGNASGINSEQMQLLDDLTVEQLEALASGGKQLEVGQVASVSGKNTLIYVTINIEHNLLIVKTSDMAILKSIASLVEQLDRTQTQVLLEMKIIDIKVGEDFDALFNIELMNTKLTGKSTNPIILGGSAALSGGGSLVYEYISNNIKANIEFLEQNNRVNVISKPMLVASNHRPATLFVGEERIMVRGYSIDTIDTNNNSRTVTTPETELEDIGTTLEVTPHINDDGSVHIILKQENATLNEAAAFIPVTDGSGGVVELPIDTISTARMQGEIFAKHGFTVAVGGLIRDSFSRSRRKVPFFADIPLIGNIFRSTQDEQSKSEMVLLITPYILSQGEAIKGVDPTETYHHYAPGEALEAKELPKQGEFSTPVCGEYCAPLNLRQSDL is encoded by the coding sequence ATGAGTAGATTAAAAAATAAACCAAGAATAATGATTGGCGTATTGCTAATGGTACTCTCACTTAGCAGCGAAGCTTTTGAAATAGAAGAGCTGGAATTTAAAAAAACACAGGTAATGGATATTATTCGAGTGTTGGCTGAGGATGCGCAAAAAAATATTATTGCTACCCCAGAGGCAGCTGAAAAGGAAGTCACGCTGTTTTTAAGAAAAGTAACCTTGGAAGAAGCCATCAAAGCGATTTGTCGTATTAGTGGTCTATGGTATCGATATGATAGGGAGGGAGCAGGTACTTTTCGCTTGATGACCAAAGAACAATACAGTAAAGATTTGGTAGTAGGGCAAGATGACACCATACGTGTTTTTCCTTTGCGCAATCCCAATGTTTTAGCAATTGCCTCTGCCATTGAAGATTTATATGGTTCGCGCGTAGAAGTGTCCTATGGCAGCGGTATTAGTAGTGGTAATACTGGTAATCAGCGTAGTAACCGTGGTGGAGGTCGAGCAGGGGGGAGTGGCAACCGGTTTGGGGGGCGTAATAATGGCGGCAGAAATAATAACGGCAGGAACAATGGGCGCAATAACAGAGGGAATGCTTCTGGCATTAACTCCGAACAGATGCAGCTGCTTGACGATTTAACTGTAGAGCAGCTTGAAGCACTCGCCAGTGGTGGCAAACAGCTAGAAGTGGGCCAAGTGGCATCCGTTTCTGGCAAAAACACCTTAATTTATGTCACGATTAATATCGAACATAACTTATTAATTGTTAAAACCAGTGATATGGCAATATTAAAATCCATTGCCAGCTTGGTTGAACAGTTGGATAGGACGCAGACGCAAGTTTTGCTAGAAATGAAAATTATTGATATTAAAGTGGGCGAGGATTTTGATGCGCTGTTTAATATTGAATTAATGAATACCAAATTAACGGGTAAGAGTACCAATCCTATCATTTTAGGCGGTTCAGCTGCCTTGTCGGGTGGTGGTAGTTTGGTGTATGAATATATTAGTAATAACATCAAGGCTAACATCGAGTTTTTAGAGCAAAATAATCGCGTTAATGTTATTTCTAAGCCGATGCTGGTTGCCTCAAATCATCGACCTGCAACCCTTTTTGTCGGCGAAGAGCGCATTATGGTCAGGGGCTATTCAATCGACACCATTGATACCAATAATAACTCCCGCACAGTGACTACGCCTGAAACAGAACTAGAAGATATTGGTACCACTTTAGAGGTAACCCCGCATATTAATGATGATGGCAGTGTGCATATTATCTTGAAACAGGAAAATGCAACCCTTAATGAAGCTGCTGCATTTATCCCTGTCACTGATGGCAGTGGAGGAGTGGTGGAGTTGCCTATTGATACTATTAGTACCGCACGGATGCAAGGTGAAATATTTGCAAAGCATGGTTTTACTGTCGCGGTAGGCGGCCTAATACGGGATAGCTTTTCCAGAAGTCGCAGAAAAGTACCTTTTTTTGCCGATATACCATTGATAGGTAATATTTTTCGCTCCACCCAAGATGAACAGAGTAAATCTGAAATGGTGCTATTAATCACCCCTTATATACTCAGTCAGGGAGAGGCGATAAAAGGGGTAGACCCAACCGAAACATACCATCATTATGCGCCAGGCGAAGCACTCGAAGCAAAGGAACTTCCAAAACAAGGGGAATTCTCGACACCAGTATGTGGCGAATACTGTGCTCCTCTTAATTTGCGGCAGTCTGACTTATGA
- a CDS encoding phospholipid-binding lipoprotein MlaA: MQFLSRTLGIISLTLILVACASTGDADKAVELNPDDPYESLNRDVYAFNEGVDTYISSPIITVYQWVFPNILQTGISNFFSNLTEPRTVLNDSLQGKEKQAGDDFERFVINTIFGLGGLINVANYAGIENHDEDFAQTLAVWGVPRGEYIVLPLLGPSSYRAIPSELVDAATNPVSYVSWPIQLVGLINSRSNAEQSLAFINEAAVDPYVFMRASYIQWRDYQINEGATSAEDLMMLDLDDDDEELDLLDDDLDIEL; encoded by the coding sequence ATGCAGTTTCTCTCTCGAACTCTCGGAATTATTAGTTTAACCTTAATATTGGTTGCCTGTGCTAGCACAGGTGATGCAGATAAAGCAGTTGAACTTAACCCTGATGACCCGTATGAAAGTTTAAATCGTGATGTCTATGCTTTTAATGAGGGCGTAGATACTTATATTTCATCACCTATTATCACAGTATATCAATGGGTTTTTCCTAATATATTGCAAACGGGTATCTCTAATTTCTTCAGTAACTTAACAGAACCCAGAACGGTATTAAACGACAGTTTGCAAGGCAAAGAAAAGCAAGCGGGTGATGATTTTGAACGCTTTGTGATTAATACTATTTTTGGTCTAGGCGGTTTAATTAATGTAGCCAACTATGCGGGGATTGAAAATCATGATGAAGACTTTGCACAAACTTTGGCTGTATGGGGAGTTCCTAGAGGAGAATACATTGTCTTGCCTTTATTAGGCCCTTCCTCTTATCGCGCTATTCCTAGCGAATTGGTTGATGCAGCTACCAACCCTGTCAGTTATGTTAGTTGGCCTATACAGTTGGTTGGTTTAATCAATTCACGTTCTAATGCTGAACAGTCACTAGCATTTATTAATGAAGCGGCAGTGGATCCTTATGTTTTTATGCGTGCATCTTATATTCAATGGCGAGATTACCAGATTAACGAAGGCGCAACTTCTGCAGAAGATTTAATGATGCTGGATTTAGATGACGATGACGAAGAACTTGACTTGTTGGATGATGACTTAGATATTGAATTGTAG
- a CDS encoding phospholipid transport system substrate-binding protein: protein MSLRKLINVFFLLFLSQVVQAEVDDTAVARQVVEGFQAELLNVMQQGDKLSFEQRFEQLKPVVIKTHNLTKITRIVVSKEWRKLTKEQKKILVRKFSVLSITSYAHYFKNFSGESFTVESVKQLSPAQIYVHTFLVLPDDKDVSMDYLLKKSGDNWRIINIITNGVSDLALKRSEYVAVIKKSGFDALIMEISAKIEKFSN from the coding sequence ATGTCATTAAGAAAACTAATAAATGTGTTTTTCTTGCTTTTTTTGAGTCAGGTCGTACAAGCTGAGGTTGATGACACAGCTGTCGCCCGTCAGGTTGTTGAAGGCTTTCAGGCTGAATTGTTAAATGTAATGCAACAAGGTGATAAGCTCAGTTTTGAGCAGCGTTTTGAGCAATTAAAACCAGTGGTTATCAAAACCCATAATTTGACTAAAATTACCCGTATTGTGGTCAGCAAGGAATGGCGTAAGTTAACGAAAGAGCAGAAAAAAATACTGGTACGAAAATTTAGTGTTCTTAGTATTACTTCTTATGCACATTATTTTAAGAATTTTTCGGGTGAAAGTTTTACGGTAGAGTCGGTAAAACAATTATCGCCAGCGCAAATTTATGTACACACTTTCTTAGTTCTACCTGATGATAAAGATGTCAGTATGGATTATCTATTAAAAAAATCGGGTGATAATTGGCGTATTATTAATATTATTACCAATGGTGTAAGTGATTTGGCATTAAAGCGTTCTGAATATGTTGCGGTGATAAAAAAATCAGGATTTGATGCTTTAATAATGGAAATTTCTGCTAAAATCGAGAAATTTTCTAATTAG
- a CDS encoding farnesyl-diphosphate farnesyltransferase, whose protein sequence is MTDTQATIDNPESLLAASVDEFQAVLLEGVSRTFALTIPQLPKGLYEAVANAYLLCRIVDTVEDEVSLTFAQKEHFCGRFIEVVRTGNDAASFASDLAPLLSEQTIPAEHVLVQLTERVIEITHSFAPEQIEALLGCVETMANGMPGYQSMDLHAGLATMKDMDEYCYYVAGCVGEMLAKLFCHYSSEINEHREQLLELSTSFGQGLQMTNILKDIWDDAQRGVCWLPQDIFTETGFELKDLNDATSTAEFRLGLEHLISIAQGHLKNALTYTQLIPSHEVGMRNFCLWALGMAVLTLNEIKENLDFNDSNQVKITRKSVKATILTTRIIGRSNWLLSAVFNAKSKHLVCKDWTYQAK, encoded by the coding sequence ATGACCGATACTCAAGCAACAATTGACAACCCTGAATCGCTTTTAGCCGCCTCTGTCGATGAATTTCAAGCCGTATTATTAGAAGGCGTTTCACGCACTTTTGCCTTAACCATTCCACAGTTACCCAAAGGTCTATACGAAGCAGTAGCCAATGCCTATCTTTTGTGCAGAATTGTCGATACTGTTGAAGATGAAGTCTCTCTGACTTTCGCCCAAAAAGAACATTTTTGTGGCCGTTTTATTGAGGTGGTACGCACAGGAAATGACGCGGCCAGTTTTGCCAGCGACTTAGCACCCTTACTCTCCGAGCAAACCATTCCTGCCGAACATGTTTTAGTGCAATTGACAGAGCGTGTTATTGAAATTACCCATAGTTTTGCTCCGGAACAAATAGAGGCTTTACTAGGCTGTGTTGAAACCATGGCAAACGGTATGCCTGGCTATCAAAGTATGGATTTACATGCTGGCCTTGCCACCATGAAAGACATGGATGAATATTGTTACTACGTCGCTGGTTGTGTAGGTGAAATGTTGGCTAAATTATTCTGCCATTATTCATCTGAAATCAACGAGCACCGTGAGCAACTGTTAGAACTATCTACCTCGTTTGGTCAAGGTCTACAAATGACCAATATCTTGAAAGACATTTGGGATGATGCACAACGCGGTGTTTGCTGGTTACCACAAGATATTTTTACTGAAACAGGTTTTGAACTTAAAGACCTTAATGATGCCACTAGTACCGCAGAGTTTCGCTTGGGACTAGAGCACCTTATCAGCATTGCTCAAGGCCACCTTAAAAACGCCCTAACCTATACGCAATTAATCCCTAGCCATGAAGTCGGCATGCGCAATTTTTGTCTTTGGGCTCTAGGTATGGCGGTATTGACCTTAAATGAAATCAAAGAAAATTTGGATTTCAATGACTCGAATCAAGTCAAAATAACCCGCAAAAGTGTCAAAGCCACTATTCTGACTACCCGCATTATTGGGCGTAGTAACTGGTTGTTATCTGCTGTTTTTAATGCAAAAAGCAAACACCTTGTCTGCAAAGACTGGACATACCAAGCAAAATAA
- a CDS encoding two-component system, NarL family, invasion response regulator UvrY, whose protein sequence is MENKISVLLIDDHAVVRTGYKAYLSLSDQINEVFESDRGENACQIYEQHQPDVVVLDLSMPGIGGFETIRRLLDRNPQCKILVFSIHNELIYLSRALKAGAKGYITKSSQPETLVTAVCSLAQGDTFITPELAQKLAISAFTEESDSALIKKLSPREFDIFCLLANGMTTREAATKLCISYKTVCNYSTAIKEKLGTKTIAQMTLLASREGIIQPI, encoded by the coding sequence GTGGAAAATAAAATTAGCGTTCTTCTGATTGATGACCATGCTGTTGTCAGAACGGGATATAAAGCTTATCTGAGTTTATCAGACCAAATTAATGAAGTGTTTGAAAGTGATCGTGGTGAAAATGCCTGCCAGATATATGAGCAACATCAACCTGATGTCGTTGTACTGGATCTTTCTATGCCTGGAATTGGCGGCTTTGAAACCATTCGGCGACTACTCGACCGCAATCCCCAGTGTAAGATTTTGGTTTTCAGTATTCATAATGAACTTATTTACCTTTCTCGGGCACTTAAAGCGGGCGCCAAAGGCTATATCACCAAAAGCAGTCAACCGGAAACACTGGTGACAGCAGTATGCTCACTTGCACAAGGTGACACCTTCATCACCCCTGAACTGGCTCAAAAACTCGCTATCAGCGCATTTACAGAAGAAAGCGATAGTGCACTCATCAAGAAATTATCACCACGTGAATTTGATATTTTTTGCTTACTTGCTAACGGGATGACAACCAGAGAGGCTGCCACAAAACTCTGTATCAGTTACAAAACAGTTTGCAACTACAGCACTGCCATTAAAGAAAAGCTCGGCACTAAAACAATTGCGCAAATGACCTTGCTAGCTAGTCGCGAAGGAATAATTCAACCCATTTAA